From Cyanobacteria bacterium GSL.Bin1, the proteins below share one genomic window:
- a CDS encoding alpha/beta hydrolase produces the protein MYVKYFATNRDREHLGHDFNREDRTKLQKGGYNWIDTKQYMSYYLATTDPTTMPSKAIIKDSQETIFNKFLKYPSIKDIIVCIHGYNVHLHGALTSFSILIDTLKKRFRNF, from the coding sequence ATGTATGTTAAGTACTTTGCAACCAACCGTGATCGCGAACATCTAGGACATGATTTTAATCGTGAAGATCGTACTAAGTTACAAAAAGGTGGTTATAACTGGATTGATACAAAACAATATATGTCTTACTATTTAGCGACAACCGATCCAACCACTATGCCATCAAAGGCAATTATTAAAGATTCTCAAGAGACAATTTTCAACAAATTTCTTAAGTATCCATCTATTAAAGACATTATTGTTTGTATTCACGGTTACAACGTTCACCTGCATGGTGCTTTAACGTCTTTCTCAATTTTAATTGATACTCTTAAGAAAAGATTCAGAAATTTCTGA